The Streptomyces sp. R28 region CAGCTCGAACGTCACGTCCTCGGTGGCACCCGGCTCCCACGGCACCGCGCGGTCACGGCCGTGGCGCGCCGACAGGTTCAGCACGCCGCGCGTGACCAGGGTCGAGGCGCCGTCGGGTGCCACGTCGCAGAGCCTGGCGACGACCTGCCCACGCGGCACCTCCGAGGTCAGCCGCAGCCGCACCTTCGGCCGCCCCAACACCCAGGTCTCCTCGCCCACTTCGAACTCGAAGCAAGCCGACCGCCCGTCCTCCTCCCGCTGGTCGGGCGGCAGGTCGGCGTCATTGCCGAAGGGGAAGAACCGGCCGGCGTCGATGCCGGTGTGCATGGGCGAGCGGACGAGGACGGGGGCGCCCTGGCAGGCGTACGTCACGCTGCGCACGTGGGGAGAGGGCCAGGCCGGCTCACCGACCCAGCGGCCCGGCAGCGTGGGGTACACCGTGGCCGGGCGGTGGGAGTCGCTGACGTACGCGCGCAGCAGGGGCTCGGACAGGACGTCGGTGTCCTCGCCCTTCAGCCAGTGGTCCCACCAGCGCAGCGTCTCCTGGAGGAAGCCGATCGCCGGGCCCGGCGGCAGGCCCCGGTCCGGGTACTGGTGCGACCAGGGACCGATCAGGCCGCGGACGCGGTCGGCGGGCAGGTGCTCGACGAGGCGCAGGACCGTGTCGCGGTACGGGTCGTGCCAGCCACCCACCGCAAGGACGGCGGCGTCGATCGCGCCGTAGTCCTCGCAGACGCTGCCGTGGCGCCAGTAGTCGTCGCGACTCTGGTGGTCGAGCCAGGTGTGGATGAACGGGTCGACGGCCTCCAGCCGCCCCAGCCACATGTCGCGCCAGGCGTCGCCGACGTACCGCGGGTCCGGCGGACGGCAGACGAAGGCGAGCATGGTCGACGCCCAGGCGTGCATGTCGACGGCGAGGACGGAACCTCCCATGTAGTGCACGTCGTTGTCATAGCGATCGTCCGTGGAGCAGACCGTGACGATCGCCTTGAGCGGTTCGGGCGCGAGGGCCGCGATCTGGAGGGAGTTGAAGCCGCCCCAGGAGATGCCGAACATGCCGACCTTGCCGTTGCACCAGGGCTGGGCCGCCAGCCAGTTGACCACGTCGACCCCGTCGGCGAGCTCCGTCGCCGAGTACTCGTCCGTCGGCGTGCCCTCGCTGTTGCCGTGGCCGCGGATGTCCACGCGGACGGAGGCGTAGCCGTGGCCGGCGTACCAGGGGTGGCGTTGGTGGTCGCGGGGCGCGGTCCAGTCGGTCAGGCGGTACGGCAGGTATTCGAGGAGCGCCGGTACGGGCTCGTCCGTCAGCGGGCGCCACACGCGCGCGTACAGCAGAGTCCCGTCCGGGAGCGGGATCCAGAGGTCCTCGTGAGTCGTCTCGTGGGGAAAGGACGTACGGATGTGCATGAGCGGGATCCCCGTCTGGTCGGTGCACCGGGTGCAACGTGTCTGGTCGGTGCGCCGGGTGCGCTATGTCCGGTCAGTGCACCGGGTGCATCGTGCGGCGCAGCCAGCGTGCCGCGGCCGTCACGGCCAGCCCCGCGGCCACCGCGATCGCGCCGTTGACGCCGAAGTAGGCGGGCTGGGAGACGTCGTCGTAGAGCTTGACCGTCTGGGCCTGGATGCCGTTGGCGAGGGCCAGGGACAGGAACCAGAGGGACATGGTCTGACTGGCGAAGGCC contains the following coding sequences:
- a CDS encoding CocE/NonD family hydrolase is translated as MHIRTSFPHETTHEDLWIPLPDGTLLYARVWRPLTDEPVPALLEYLPYRLTDWTAPRDHQRHPWYAGHGYASVRVDIRGHGNSEGTPTDEYSATELADGVDVVNWLAAQPWCNGKVGMFGISWGGFNSLQIAALAPEPLKAIVTVCSTDDRYDNDVHYMGGSVLAVDMHAWASTMLAFVCRPPDPRYVGDAWRDMWLGRLEAVDPFIHTWLDHQSRDDYWRHGSVCEDYGAIDAAVLAVGGWHDPYRDTVLRLVEHLPADRVRGLIGPWSHQYPDRGLPPGPAIGFLQETLRWWDHWLKGEDTDVLSEPLLRAYVSDSHRPATVYPTLPGRWVGEPAWPSPHVRSVTYACQGAPVLVRSPMHTGIDAGRFFPFGNDADLPPDQREEDGRSACFEFEVGEETWVLGRPKVRLRLTSEVPRGQVVARLCDVAPDGASTLVTRGVLNLSARHGRDRAVPWEPGATEDVTFELNGIGHAFPPGHRIRLAVSSAYWPWIWPQPESSAGFTLEPAGSSLELPVRARALEESAGEPVIAFEEPEQAEPLGVNSPITLDEPRPERLVVRDVAKGEWRLEVDPRYGGTRVYPDGLEFTEDALETYTIDESDPLSARTRSDWSIRLHRPDLAWDATVRTRSEISCDGEHFVTSNEVICQEGEEVLFHHTWEKRTQRTAG